TCCGTCGATGTGCGCGGTGGCCTCGCCGGGGATGACGTTGACCTTGTACCCGGCGTTCAGCTGGGTGGGGTTGGCGGTGTTGCTCAGCGTCGCCCCGATGAGCTTGGCGATACCGCCGAGCCTGGCGAGGGTGGACTCCATGTCCTCCGGGTCCAGCTCGGTGCCGAGCGCGTCGCCGAGTTCGTCGAGGAACGCCCGGGTGGTCTTGGTGACCCGTACCGGGAACTTGTGCCGGCCGACCCGGGCGACGGCCTCGGACAGCTCCGTGATGGCGTTGTCCCGGTGGATCATCGACCCGTGCCCGGCGGTCCCGGCCACGGTCAGCTTCATCCAGTGCATGCCCTTCTCGGCCGTCTGGATCAGGTAGAGCCTGCGCTGCTCGCTCACCGTGAAGGAGAAGCCGCCGACCTCGCTGATCGCCTCGGTGACGCCCTCGAAGAGACCGGGGTGGTGGTCGACCAGGTAGCGGGCGCCGTAGGTGCCGCCGGCCTCCTCGTCGGCGAGGAACGCGAGCACGATGTCCCGCGGCGGCCGCCGTCCGGAGCGCATCCGGTCGCGCACGACCGCGAGGGTCATGGCGTCCATGTCCTTCATGTCGACGGCCCCGCGCCCCCACACGCACCCGTCGGCGACCTCGCCCGAGAAGGGGTCGTGGGTCCAGTCGGCGGCGTTGGCCGGCACGACGTCCAGGTGCCCGTGGATCAGCAGCGCGGGCCGCGACGGGTCCTCTCCCTCGATGCGGGCCACGGTGGAGGCGCGCCCGCGGTGCGACTCGAAGACCTGTGGCTCCAGTCCGACCTCGGCGAGCTTCTCGGCGACGTACTCGGCGGCCGCGCGCTCGCACGGCCCCGAGTGGTCGGCGTAGTTGCTGGTGTCGAACCGGATCAGTTCACGGCAGAGGTCCACGACCTCGTCCTCGCCGGTGACGCTCCTGGCCGTGTCCGTCTCGCTCACGCTGCTTCCTCCCGCTGTCCGCTGGTGGTTCTCCTCATCCTCTCCCCGGTACCGCCTCCGGCCCAAGACCGGTCCCGGCCCGTCACACGCCGTTCACGCCCTGCGGGCGCCGGGGACGGGAGGTGATCGGCCACCCCGGAAAGCCTGGTAGTGTTTCCTTCGTCGCCGCGGGGAGAACCCGCACGACAGACACCTTGTCCGGGTGGCGGAATGGCAGACGCGCTAGCTTGAGGTGCTAGTGCCCTTTATCGGGCGTGGGGGTTCAAGTCCCCCCTCGGACACCAGTGAGGCCCCTGCTCAGCAGGGGCCTTTCGCGTGTGCCGGTCGGGTGGGTGCCAGGTGGCCGGTGAACCAGTCGCGGGCCAGTTCGGTGACCCGCTCCAGGGCTCCCGGTTCCGCGAAGAGATGGGTGGCGCCGGGAACGACGTCGAGCCGGCTCTCGCAGCGCAGCAGCCGGGCGCGCGCCGCCCGGTTGAGGTCGAGCACCTGGGTGTCGGCCCCTCCCACGACGAGCAGCGTGGGCGCGGTGACCTCGGGCAGCCGGGGTCCGGCGAGGTCGGGACGGCCGCCGCGGGAGACGACGACGGCGGGGCGTGCCGAGGGTTCGGCGGCGGCCCACAGGGCGGCGGCCGCGCCGGTGCTGGCGCCGAAGTAGCCGATGGCGAGCCCTTCGGTGTCGGGTTCCTCGCGCAGCCAGGCGGTGGCGTCCGCCAGTCGTCCGGCCAGCAGGGCGATGTCGA
Above is a genomic segment from Streptomyces collinus Tu 365 containing:
- a CDS encoding M20/M25/M40 family metallo-hydrolase; this encodes MSETDTARSVTGEDEVVDLCRELIRFDTSNYADHSGPCERAAAEYVAEKLAEVGLEPQVFESHRGRASTVARIEGEDPSRPALLIHGHLDVVPANAADWTHDPFSGEVADGCVWGRGAVDMKDMDAMTLAVVRDRMRSGRRPPRDIVLAFLADEEAGGTYGARYLVDHHPGLFEGVTEAISEVGGFSFTVSEQRRLYLIQTAEKGMHWMKLTVAGTAGHGSMIHRDNAITELSEAVARVGRHKFPVRVTKTTRAFLDELGDALGTELDPEDMESTLARLGGIAKLIGATLSNTANPTQLNAGYKVNVIPGEATAHIDGRFLPGHEEEFLTDLDRLLGPNVRREDVHADKAVETGFDGALVEAMQSALLAEDPAAKAIPYMLSGGTDAKSFDDLGIRGFGFAPLKLPPELDFAGMFHGVDERVPVDGLKFGVRVLDRFIDAS